One Pseudomonas tolaasii NCPPB 2192 genomic window carries:
- the bglX gene encoding beta-glucosidase BglX — MKKLCLLGLVATLACHPVWAETAPAVLKDKDAFVNDLLKQMTLDEKIGQLRLISIGPEMPRELIRKEIAAGRIGGTFNSITRPENRPMQDAAMRSRLKIPMFFAYDVIHGHRTIFPISLALASSWDMDAIGRSGRIAAQEAAADSLDITFAPMVDISRDPRWGRTSEGFGEDTYLVSRIAEVMVKAFQGASPANVDSIMASVKHFALYGAVEGGRDYNVVDMSPVKMYQDYLPPYHAAIKAGSGGVMVALNSINGVPATANTWLMNDLLRKDWGFKGLAVSDHGAIVELIKHGVAKDGREAAKLAIKAGIDMSMNDSLYGKELPGLLKSGEIQQSDIDNAVREVLGAKYDMGLFKDPYLRIGKAEDDPADTYSEDRLHRADARDIARRSLVLLKNQNNALPLKKSATVALVGPLADAPIDIMGSWAAAGRPAQSVTLLKGMTDALAGKGKLVYARGANITNDKAVVDYLNFLNFDTPEVVDDPRSPQVLIDDAIKAAKNADVIVAAVGESRGMSHESSSRTDLNIPQSQRDLIKALKATGKPLVLVLMNGRPLSILDENQQADAILETWFAGTEGGNAIADVLFGDYNPSGKLPITFPRSVGQIPTYYNHLTIGRPFTPGKPGNYTSQYFDDITGPLFPFGYGLSYTTFSLSDMALSSTTLNKTGKLDASVTVKNTGKVDGETVVQLYIQDVAGSMIRPIKELKNFQKVMLKAGEERTLHFTITEEELKFYNTQLKYAAEPGEFNVQIGLDSQDVQQQTFELL; from the coding sequence ATGAAGAAGCTGTGTTTGCTCGGCCTAGTGGCCACACTGGCCTGCCATCCCGTCTGGGCCGAAACAGCGCCCGCCGTACTCAAGGACAAGGACGCGTTCGTCAACGACCTGCTCAAGCAGATGACCCTCGATGAAAAGATAGGCCAATTGCGCCTGATCAGCATCGGCCCCGAAATGCCGCGCGAGCTGATCCGCAAGGAAATCGCCGCCGGACGCATCGGTGGCACGTTCAACTCTATCACCCGCCCGGAAAACCGCCCCATGCAGGACGCGGCGATGCGCAGCCGGTTGAAGATCCCGATGTTCTTCGCCTATGACGTGATCCACGGCCACCGCACCATTTTCCCGATCAGCCTGGCCCTGGCCTCCAGCTGGGACATGGACGCCATCGGCCGCTCCGGGCGCATCGCCGCCCAGGAAGCCGCCGCCGACAGCCTCGACATCACTTTTGCGCCGATGGTCGACATTTCCCGCGACCCGCGCTGGGGCCGCACCTCCGAAGGTTTCGGCGAAGACACCTACCTCGTATCGCGTATTGCCGAAGTGATGGTCAAGGCCTTTCAGGGCGCCAGCCCCGCGAACGTCGACAGCATCATGGCCAGCGTCAAGCACTTCGCCCTGTATGGCGCGGTGGAAGGCGGCCGCGACTACAACGTGGTCGACATGAGCCCGGTCAAGATGTACCAGGACTATCTGCCACCCTACCACGCGGCGATCAAGGCCGGTTCCGGCGGCGTGATGGTGGCGTTGAACTCGATTAACGGCGTACCGGCCACCGCCAACACCTGGCTGATGAACGACCTGCTGCGCAAGGATTGGGGCTTCAAGGGCCTGGCCGTGAGCGACCATGGCGCAATCGTCGAGCTGATCAAGCACGGCGTGGCCAAGGACGGGCGTGAAGCCGCGAAGCTGGCGATCAAGGCCGGCATCGACATGAGCATGAACGACTCGCTGTACGGCAAGGAATTGCCCGGCCTGCTTAAATCCGGCGAGATCCAGCAAAGCGACATCGACAACGCCGTGCGTGAAGTGCTCGGCGCCAAGTACGACATGGGCCTGTTCAAGGACCCGTACCTGCGCATCGGCAAGGCCGAGGATGACCCGGCCGACACCTATTCCGAAGACCGCCTGCACCGCGCCGACGCCCGCGACATCGCGCGCCGCAGCCTGGTGTTGCTGAAAAACCAGAACAACGCCCTGCCGCTGAAAAAATCCGCCACCGTGGCACTGGTCGGCCCGCTGGCCGATGCCCCCATCGACATCATGGGCAGCTGGGCCGCCGCCGGCCGCCCTGCGCAATCGGTGACCCTGCTCAAAGGCATGACCGACGCCCTCGCCGGCAAAGGCAAGCTGGTGTATGCGCGCGGCGCCAACATCACCAATGACAAGGCCGTGGTCGACTACCTCAACTTCCTCAATTTCGACACCCCGGAAGTCGTGGATGACCCTCGCTCGCCGCAGGTACTGATCGATGATGCGATCAAGGCCGCGAAAAACGCCGACGTGATCGTGGCCGCCGTGGGCGAGTCCCGTGGCATGTCCCACGAATCGTCCAGCCGCACCGACCTGAACATCCCGCAAAGCCAGCGCGACCTGATCAAGGCCCTCAAAGCCACCGGCAAACCGCTGGTGCTGGTGCTGATGAACGGCCGCCCGCTGTCGATTCTCGACGAAAACCAACAGGCCGATGCGATCCTGGAAACCTGGTTCGCCGGCACCGAAGGCGGCAACGCCATCGCCGACGTGCTGTTCGGTGACTACAACCCGTCGGGCAAGCTGCCGATCACCTTCCCACGCTCGGTCGGGCAGATTCCGACCTACTACAACCACCTGACCATTGGCCGGCCGTTCACACCGGGCAAGCCGGGCAACTACACCTCGCAGTACTTCGATGACATCACCGGGCCGCTGTTTCCGTTCGGTTATGGCCTGAGCTACACCACGTTCAGCCTGTCGGACATGGCGTTGTCGTCCACCACCCTGAACAAGACCGGCAAGCTCGACGCCAGTGTCACAGTGAAAAACACCGGCAAGGTCGACGGCGAAACCGTGGTGCAGCTGTATATCCAGGACGTGGCCGGCTCGATGATCCGCCCGATCAAGGAGCTGAAGAACTTCCAGAAGGTCATGCTCAAGGCCGGTGAAGAGCGCACGCTGCATTTCACCATCACCGAAGAAGAGCTGAAGTTCTACAACACCCAGCTCAAGTACGCGGCGGAGCCTGGCGAGTTCAATGTGCAGATCGGGCTGGATTCCCAGGATGTGCAGCAGCAGACGTTCGAATTGCTCTGA
- a CDS encoding LemA family protein gives MTTIQGYRWGFKAAALLLIGTVLSGCGINKIPTLDEQAKAAWAQVQNQYQRRADLIPNLVEVVKGYAAHEQDTLTAVIEARAKATSIQVDASTLDNPEKLKQFQQAQDGLSGALNRLMVVSERYPDLKANQNFLALQSQLEGTENRIAVARRDFIQAVQAYNTEIRTFPGRLWHSVMYSDLPIRANFEATSADADKAPQVKF, from the coding sequence ATGACTACAATTCAAGGATATCGCTGGGGTTTCAAGGCAGCGGCATTGCTGCTGATCGGCACGGTGTTGAGCGGTTGCGGCATCAACAAGATCCCGACGCTCGATGAGCAGGCCAAAGCGGCCTGGGCCCAGGTGCAGAACCAGTATCAGCGGCGCGCCGACCTGATCCCCAACCTGGTGGAAGTGGTCAAGGGCTATGCGGCCCATGAGCAAGACACCCTCACCGCAGTGATTGAAGCGCGAGCCAAGGCCACGTCGATCCAGGTGGACGCCAGCACCCTCGACAACCCTGAAAAACTCAAACAGTTCCAACAGGCTCAGGATGGCTTGAGCGGCGCGCTCAACCGCTTGATGGTGGTGTCCGAGCGTTACCCGGACCTCAAGGCCAACCAGAACTTCCTGGCTCTGCAATCGCAACTTGAAGGCACTGAAAACCGCATTGCCGTGGCCCGCCGCGACTTTATCCAGGCGGTGCAGGCCTATAACACTGAAATCCGCACCTTTCCAGGCCGTCTGTGGCACAGCGTGATGTACAGCGACCTGCCGATCCGCGCCAACTTCGAAGCCACCAGTGCCGATGCTGACAAAGCGCCCCAAGTGAAATTCTGA
- a CDS encoding TPM domain-containing protein — MGVRGLLFAAVLLCGQVLAADSNESVDALIAEQFSLLDGRIVDRAGLLDAASTAALKHTLDTHEQQTGEQIVVVTLDSLRGNPIEDFGYRLGRYWGVGEKGKNSGALLIVVPAEHRVRIEVGYGLEDRLTDAQGSVIINQVILPKFKQNQFAQGITAGVKAMVQVLGGQPVHAKAQSKKWVWLIFALAGLFVLVIGFVVIKYGKPTTPNDDDETPRPTDSGKRSDNAGGGGGSFGGGGTSGSW, encoded by the coding sequence ATGGGTGTACGTGGCCTGTTGTTCGCCGCGGTTTTGCTGTGCGGTCAGGTGCTGGCGGCCGACTCGAACGAGTCGGTAGACGCCTTGATCGCCGAGCAGTTTTCCCTCCTGGACGGTCGCATCGTCGACCGTGCAGGCCTGCTTGACGCCGCCAGCACGGCGGCGCTCAAGCACACGCTGGACACGCACGAGCAACAGACCGGCGAGCAGATTGTGGTCGTCACCCTGGACAGCTTGCGCGGCAATCCCATCGAAGACTTCGGCTACAGGCTCGGGCGTTACTGGGGCGTGGGCGAGAAGGGCAAGAACAGCGGTGCGCTGTTGATTGTGGTGCCCGCGGAACATCGGGTGCGGATCGAAGTGGGTTATGGCCTGGAAGATCGCCTCACCGATGCCCAGGGCTCGGTGATCATTAATCAGGTGATCTTGCCCAAATTCAAACAGAACCAGTTCGCCCAGGGCATTACGGCGGGCGTCAAGGCGATGGTCCAGGTGTTGGGTGGGCAGCCGGTGCACGCCAAGGCCCAGAGCAAAAAATGGGTGTGGCTGATCTTCGCGCTGGCCGGGTTGTTTGTGCTGGTCATCGGTTTTGTGGTGATCAAATACGGAAAGCCGACCACGCCGAACGATGACGACGAGACACCGCGCCCGACGGACAGCGGCAAACGTTCTGACAATGCCGGAGGCGGCGGTGGCAGTTTCGGCGGCGGTGGGACGAGCGGTAGCTGGTAG
- a CDS encoding TPM domain-containing protein, producing MRLIRMGLALLLMWAALSAQAALTFPALTGRVVDNAQMIDPATRQQLTRQLQALEQTTGDQIVVVTVPDLQGVPIEDFGYQLGREWGIGQKGKDNGALLIVARDERKLRIEVGYGLEGVLTDAQSWVIINQVIAPKFKAGNYSQGISDGVAAMLQVVGGEPLAVPAHVADANFAKDNPGFSIGLFILLIGVLWLCNRLGLPVGAILLAILSSSGRGGGGGGGGGGFRGGGGGFGGGGASGGW from the coding sequence ATGCGATTAATACGAATGGGCCTGGCGCTGTTGTTGATGTGGGCCGCCCTGTCGGCCCAGGCGGCGCTGACCTTTCCAGCGCTGACCGGGCGCGTGGTGGACAACGCGCAGATGATCGACCCGGCCACGCGTCAGCAGCTTACCCGGCAGTTGCAGGCGCTGGAGCAAACCACCGGCGACCAGATTGTGGTGGTCACGGTGCCGGACCTGCAAGGCGTGCCGATTGAGGATTTCGGTTATCAACTGGGCCGCGAATGGGGCATCGGCCAGAAGGGCAAGGACAACGGCGCGCTGTTGATCGTCGCGCGTGACGAGCGCAAGTTGCGCATCGAAGTCGGCTATGGTCTGGAAGGCGTGCTGACGGATGCGCAGTCGTGGGTGATCATCAACCAGGTGATTGCACCGAAGTTCAAGGCCGGCAATTACAGTCAGGGCATCAGTGACGGCGTGGCGGCGATGCTGCAGGTCGTGGGCGGCGAGCCATTGGCGGTGCCGGCCCATGTGGCGGACGCGAATTTCGCCAAGGATAATCCCGGGTTTTCCATCGGTCTGTTTATCCTGCTGATCGGCGTGTTGTGGTTGTGCAATCGCCTGGGCCTGCCGGTTGGCGCTATCCTGCTGGCCATCCTCAGCAGCAGCGGACGTGGCGGCGGCGGGGGAGGCGGTGGTGGTGGCTTCCGTGGCGGTGGCGGTGGTTTTGGCGGCGGCGGGGCTTCGGGCGGCTGGTGA
- a CDS encoding TPM domain-containing protein, giving the protein MALLTEHEQRQVAEAIARVEKTTDAEIVTVLAARADDYAYIPLLWASLIALVVPGVVHYLSGYLTMYTLLLAQWATFIVLCLVFRLPRVTTRLIPRSVRHWRASNLARRQFLEQNLHHTLGSTGVLIFVSEAERYVEILVDDGISRHLDDSSWDVIVKAFTQQVKQGQTLAGFIACIEACGELLKVHVPLTQTRNELPNRLIVLE; this is encoded by the coding sequence ATGGCATTACTGACAGAGCACGAGCAGCGCCAGGTCGCTGAAGCGATCGCCCGCGTCGAGAAAACCACCGACGCGGAAATCGTGACCGTGCTGGCGGCTCGCGCCGACGATTACGCTTACATTCCACTGTTGTGGGCCAGTTTGATCGCGCTGGTGGTGCCTGGCGTGGTGCATTACCTGTCGGGTTACCTGACCATGTACACCTTGCTGCTGGCGCAATGGGCGACGTTTATCGTGTTGTGCCTGGTGTTTCGTTTGCCCAGGGTTACCACGCGCTTGATTCCCCGTTCAGTTCGGCATTGGCGTGCGTCGAACCTGGCGCGACGCCAGTTCCTGGAACAGAACCTGCACCACACCCTGGGCAGCACTGGCGTGCTGATTTTTGTCAGCGAAGCCGAGCGGTATGTGGAGATTCTGGTGGATGACGGGATTTCCAGACACCTGGACGACAGCAGCTGGGACGTGATCGTCAAGGCGTTTACCCAGCAGGTGAAACAGGGGCAGACGCTGGCCGGGTTTATCGCCTGTATCGAGGCCTGCGGTGAATTGCTCAAGGTGCATGTGCCGTTGACGCAGACGCGCAATGAGCTGCCCAATCGTTTAATCGTGCTCGAATAA
- a CDS encoding class I SAM-dependent methyltransferase yields MSVTAPPARPAPDHHAQFIELVRASLAQNAFIKLVLAKYVGEEAELQRLIIKPVVVKEQPCLSFVYRYKTRDITKNFPQAEGVAAIAGLLPASFKNAHLLSLTDEAQLEYSKKNKSSLFKSKPQQLREAPSAEHNREKNRFLDLSRPFLADLGVTDARQALIPSMSRKWKQINKFIEVFSHALTSSPLKLDQPVRVADFGSGKGYLTFAIHDYLRNTLKAEGEVTGVELREDMVTLCNTAAARLEHPGLVFKCGDVRSVAPSELDVMIALHACDIATDYAIHTGIRSGASIIMCSPCCHKQIRLQIQSPVLLKPMLQYGLHLGQQAEMVTDSLRALFLEACGYETKVFEFISLEHTNKNKMILAVKRAEPVDNTQLLEKIQELKAFYHITEHCLETLLRADGYLG; encoded by the coding sequence ATGTCCGTCACCGCTCCACCTGCGCGCCCAGCGCCGGATCATCACGCCCAGTTCATCGAACTTGTGCGCGCAAGCCTCGCGCAGAACGCCTTTATCAAGCTGGTGCTGGCCAAATACGTGGGCGAGGAAGCCGAGTTGCAGCGGCTGATCATCAAGCCGGTGGTGGTCAAGGAGCAGCCCTGCCTGTCTTTCGTCTACCGCTACAAAACCCGCGATATCACCAAAAATTTTCCCCAGGCCGAAGGCGTGGCGGCGATTGCCGGGCTGTTGCCGGCATCATTCAAGAACGCACACCTGCTGTCGCTGACCGACGAAGCCCAGCTGGAATACAGCAAAAAGAACAAAAGCTCCCTGTTCAAAAGCAAGCCGCAGCAATTGCGCGAAGCGCCTTCGGCCGAGCATAACCGTGAGAAGAACCGCTTCCTTGACCTCAGCCGGCCCTTCCTGGCCGACCTGGGCGTGACCGACGCCAGGCAGGCGCTGATCCCGTCGATGTCGCGCAAGTGGAAGCAGATCAACAAGTTCATCGAAGTGTTCAGCCATGCGCTGACTTCATCACCGTTGAAACTCGACCAGCCGGTGCGCGTCGCTGATTTCGGCTCGGGCAAGGGTTACCTGACCTTCGCCATCCACGACTACCTGCGCAACACGCTCAAGGCCGAGGGCGAGGTCACCGGTGTTGAGCTACGCGAAGACATGGTCACACTGTGCAACACCGCGGCTGCGCGCCTGGAACACCCGGGCCTGGTGTTCAAATGCGGCGACGTGCGCAGCGTGGCACCGAGCGAGCTGGACGTGATGATCGCGCTGCATGCCTGCGACATTGCCACCGACTATGCGATCCACACCGGCATCCGCTCCGGTGCGTCGATCATCATGTGCTCGCCGTGCTGCCACAAACAGATCCGCCTGCAGATCCAGAGCCCGGTGCTGCTCAAGCCGATGCTGCAATATGGCCTGCATTTGGGCCAGCAGGCGGAAATGGTCACCGACAGCCTGCGCGCGTTGTTCCTCGAGGCCTGTGGCTATGAAACCAAGGTGTTCGAGTTCATCTCGCTGGAACACACCAACAAGAACAAGATGATCCTGGCGGTGAAGCGTGCCGAGCCGGTGGACAACACGCAGTTGCTGGAGAAAATCCAGGAGTTGAAGGCGTTCTACCACATCACCGAACACTGCCTGGAAACCCTGCTGCGCGCGGATGGCTATTTAGGCTGA